One region of Vicia villosa cultivar HV-30 ecotype Madison, WI unplaced genomic scaffold, Vvil1.0 ctg.001420F_1_1, whole genome shotgun sequence genomic DNA includes:
- the LOC131635081 gene encoding SAC3 family protein C-like isoform X2: MEGGNGNRRSSFSQPPRHQFPFTATNQSKVSNFSQRVTPPPTTGSNSNASTSDFNEDSQGSSNFGGLLGTCSYMCPERERIQREKLRDLAVFERLNGNPGKSSPALAVKKFCRTISIKEVQASDMRPLPVLEDTLNYLLGLLDSKEHPFEVVHDFIFDRTRSIRQDLTMQSIVNKRAIFMYEGMVKFHVISHRKLWCSAGDPNIASMHHLNMEQLTKTLSSLFNLYEANRNSNDLHENEAEFHSFYVLLNLGSHNKPMGEPLSLWFSHVSTPILKSKEMRFARRIVRSFRMGNYMDFFRTVAADASYLQYCIMEPYINEIRSLALSYINFGGYKLHPYPLFVLSKHLMIEESDLESFCHSCGLETCIDESGNKLLQTKQTTFSPPKGGIQKYSFLGLQDYER; this comes from the exons aTGGAGGGTGGGAATGGGAACCGTCGCTCTTCTTTTTCCCAACCACCGCGCCACCAATTCCCTTTCACTGCAACCAATCAATCCAAAGTTTCAAACTTTTCTCAACGGGTGACTCCTCCTCCAACCACTGGTAGTAATAGTAACGCCTCTACCTCAGATTTCAACGAGGATTCACAAGGATCTTCCAATTTTGGGGGTTTACTTGGAACTTGTTCTTATATGTGCCCag AAAGAGAGAGGATCCAGCGTGAGAAACTTCGAGATTTGGCAGTTTTTGAGAGGCTAAATGGCAATCCTGGAAAATCATCTCCAGCTCTTGCTGTCAAGAAG TTTTGCAGAACTATATCTATCAAAGAAGTTCAAGCATCTGATATGCGACCTCTTCCTGTATTAGAAGATACTTTAAATTATCTATTGGGCTTGCTGGATTCTAAGGAGCATCCGTTCGAAGTAGTTCATGACTTCATCTTTGATAGAACAAGGTCTATACGTCAAGATCTTACAATGCAAAGTATTGTAAACAAGAGAGCTATCTTCATGTACGAGGGAATG GTGAAATTTCATGTTATATCACATCGCAAGCTCTGGTGTTCTGCGGGTGATCCAAACATCGCATCCATGCATCATCTCAACATGGAACAGCTCACAAAGACATTATCTTCTTTATTCAATCTGTATGAAGCAAATCGAAATTCAAATGATTTACATGAGAATGAAGCAGAGTTCCATTCATTCTACGTGCTTCTTAATCTTGGTTCTCACAACAAACCAATG GGAGAACCTCTTTCTTTATGGTTTAGTCATGTATCAACTCCAATATTGAAGTCAAAAGAAATGCGTTTTGCTAGGAGAATCGTGCG cTCGTTCCGAATGGGTAATTATATGGATTTCTTCCGAACTGTAGCAGCTGATGCATCATATCTACAGTACTGCATAATGGAGCCTTATATCAATGAA ATTCGTTCACTGGCTTTATCTTACATAAATTTCGGTGGCTACAAACTTCATCCATATCCTCTGTTCGTCCTCTCAAAACACCTGATGATAGAG GAATCGGATTTGGAATCGTTTTGTCATTCTTGCGGTCTTGAGACATGTATAGATGAATCTGGAAATAAGTTACTTCAAACAAAGCAAACTACCTTCAGTCCCCCTAAAGGTGGGATCCAGAAATATAGCTTCTTGGGCTTGCAAGATTATGAAAGGTA G
- the LOC131635081 gene encoding SAC3 family protein C-like isoform X1 encodes MEGGNGNRRSSFSQPPRHQFPFTATNQSKVSNFSQRVTPPPTTGSNSNASTSDFNEDSQGSSNFGGLLGTCSYMCPERERIQREKLRDLAVFERLNGNPGKSSPALAVKKFCRTISIKEVQASDMRPLPVLEDTLNYLLGLLDSKEHPFEVVHDFIFDRTRSIRQDLTMQSIVNKRAIFMYEGMVKFHVISHRKLWCSAGDPNIASMHHLNMEQLTKTLSSLFNLYEANRNSNDLHENEAEFHSFYVLLNLGSHNKPMGEPLSLWFSHVSTPILKSKEMRFARRIVRSFRMGNYMDFFRTVAADASYLQYCIMEPYINEIRSLALSYINFGGYKLHPYPLFVLSKHLMIEESDLESFCHSCGLETCIDESGNKLLQTKQTTFSPPKGGIQKYSFLGLQDYERYSLWP; translated from the exons aTGGAGGGTGGGAATGGGAACCGTCGCTCTTCTTTTTCCCAACCACCGCGCCACCAATTCCCTTTCACTGCAACCAATCAATCCAAAGTTTCAAACTTTTCTCAACGGGTGACTCCTCCTCCAACCACTGGTAGTAATAGTAACGCCTCTACCTCAGATTTCAACGAGGATTCACAAGGATCTTCCAATTTTGGGGGTTTACTTGGAACTTGTTCTTATATGTGCCCag AAAGAGAGAGGATCCAGCGTGAGAAACTTCGAGATTTGGCAGTTTTTGAGAGGCTAAATGGCAATCCTGGAAAATCATCTCCAGCTCTTGCTGTCAAGAAG TTTTGCAGAACTATATCTATCAAAGAAGTTCAAGCATCTGATATGCGACCTCTTCCTGTATTAGAAGATACTTTAAATTATCTATTGGGCTTGCTGGATTCTAAGGAGCATCCGTTCGAAGTAGTTCATGACTTCATCTTTGATAGAACAAGGTCTATACGTCAAGATCTTACAATGCAAAGTATTGTAAACAAGAGAGCTATCTTCATGTACGAGGGAATG GTGAAATTTCATGTTATATCACATCGCAAGCTCTGGTGTTCTGCGGGTGATCCAAACATCGCATCCATGCATCATCTCAACATGGAACAGCTCACAAAGACATTATCTTCTTTATTCAATCTGTATGAAGCAAATCGAAATTCAAATGATTTACATGAGAATGAAGCAGAGTTCCATTCATTCTACGTGCTTCTTAATCTTGGTTCTCACAACAAACCAATG GGAGAACCTCTTTCTTTATGGTTTAGTCATGTATCAACTCCAATATTGAAGTCAAAAGAAATGCGTTTTGCTAGGAGAATCGTGCG cTCGTTCCGAATGGGTAATTATATGGATTTCTTCCGAACTGTAGCAGCTGATGCATCATATCTACAGTACTGCATAATGGAGCCTTATATCAATGAA ATTCGTTCACTGGCTTTATCTTACATAAATTTCGGTGGCTACAAACTTCATCCATATCCTCTGTTCGTCCTCTCAAAACACCTGATGATAGAG GAATCGGATTTGGAATCGTTTTGTCATTCTTGCGGTCTTGAGACATGTATAGATGAATCTGGAAATAAGTTACTTCAAACAAAGCAAACTACCTTCAGTCCCCCTAAAGGTGGGATCCAGAAATATAGCTTCTTGGGCTTGCAAGATTATGAAAGGTACTCCCTCTGGCcttaa